A region of Cellulophaga sp. RHA19 DNA encodes the following proteins:
- the tyrS gene encoding tyrosine--tRNA ligase encodes MASNFIAELKWRGMIHDVMPDTEEHLLEQMRAAYVGIDPTADSLHIGHLVSVMMLRHFQLAGHKPYALIGGATGMIGDPSGKSAERNLLDEKTLRHNQNAIKDQLSRFLDFKSNEENAAVLVNNYDWMKEFSFLDFIRDVGKHITVNYMMAKDSVKKRLSSEAKEGMSFTEFTYQLVQGYDFYHLFKEHNCTLQMGGSDQWGNITTGTEMIRRIGSGKGYALTCPLITKADGTKFGKTEGGNIWLDAERTSPYKFYQYWLNTSDEDAEKFIKIFTFLTKEEIDALITEHKEAPHMRALQKKLAEEITISVHSKQDLDNAIKASNILFGKSTSEDLKTLDEKTFLDIFEGVPQAEVTKTDIEEGLDMIGALAAKTQFLDSNGAARRELKQNSISVNKEKVKEDYVITSKDLINNKFVLLQRGKKNYFVLVVN; translated from the coding sequence ATGGCTTCTAATTTTATCGCAGAATTAAAATGGAGAGGGATGATACACGATGTTATGCCCGACACAGAGGAACACTTACTAGAACAAATGCGTGCTGCTTATGTGGGTATAGACCCAACTGCAGACTCTTTACACATTGGCCACTTGGTTAGTGTAATGATGTTGCGTCATTTTCAACTAGCAGGCCACAAACCTTATGCGTTAATTGGTGGAGCTACAGGTATGATTGGTGATCCGTCTGGTAAATCTGCCGAGCGTAATTTATTAGATGAAAAAACACTTAGACACAACCAAAACGCTATAAAAGACCAGTTATCTCGTTTTTTAGATTTTAAAAGCAACGAAGAAAACGCTGCTGTTTTAGTTAATAATTACGATTGGATGAAAGAGTTTTCTTTTTTAGACTTTATTCGTGATGTTGGTAAGCATATTACCGTTAATTATATGATGGCTAAAGATTCTGTAAAAAAACGCTTAAGTTCTGAAGCCAAAGAAGGAATGTCTTTTACAGAGTTCACATACCAATTAGTACAAGGGTACGATTTTTACCACTTGTTTAAAGAACACAACTGTACATTACAAATGGGTGGTAGTGACCAGTGGGGAAATATTACTACTGGTACAGAAATGATACGTAGAATTGGCAGCGGTAAAGGCTACGCACTTACTTGCCCATTAATAACAAAAGCTGATGGTACTAAGTTTGGAAAAACCGAAGGTGGTAACATTTGGTTAGATGCAGAACGTACTTCTCCTTATAAATTTTACCAATACTGGCTAAACACGTCAGATGAGGATGCAGAAAAATTTATAAAAATCTTTACTTTTTTAACTAAAGAAGAGATTGATGCCTTAATTACAGAACACAAAGAGGCACCACATATGCGTGCTTTACAGAAAAAATTAGCCGAAGAAATTACCATTAGCGTACACTCTAAACAAGATTTAGACAATGCTATAAAAGCAAGTAATATTTTATTTGGAAAATCTACTTCTGAAGATTTAAAAACACTAGACGAAAAAACTTTTTTAGATATTTTTGAAGGTGTACCACAAGCAGAAGTAACTAAAACCGACATTGAAGAAGGCTTAGATATGATTGGTGCTTTAGCTGCTAAAACTCAATTTTTAGACTCTAATGGTGCTGCACGTAGAGAACTTAAACAAAATTCTATTTCTGTAAATAAAGAAAAAGTAAAAGAAGATTACGTTATTACAAGCAAAGACCTAATTAACAATAAGTTTGTTTTATTACAACGTGGTAAAAAGAACTATTTTGTATTGGTTGTAAATTAA
- a CDS encoding NAD-dependent epimerase/dehydratase family protein: MILVTGGTGLVGAHLLLQLLKTEDSVKAIHRPSSDLDKVKKVFSYYVDNADELYAKIKWVVADITDIPALENAFIGVTHVYHCAALISFDPNDYFRLRRTNATGTANIVNFCLANSVEKLAYVSSIATIGKNENSPIVTEETDWNEADVNVYAITKYAAEMEVWRGTQEGLDAVIVNPGVILGPGYWNSGSGQFFSKTADGLKYYPPNGSGFIGVGDVVDMCIRLMKSDLKNQRYIAVAKNATFKEVLGKIATALGKPEPNKALKIWQLNILYRLDWLAHLLTRRGRKLSKMQVHGLKSQDIYENTKITTAIDFTYTDLDEVIKTTSSLFLQEQL, encoded by the coding sequence ATGATATTGGTAACAGGAGGCACAGGATTGGTAGGTGCGCATCTTTTATTGCAGCTACTAAAAACAGAAGATAGTGTAAAGGCTATACATAGGCCAAGTAGCGACTTAGATAAGGTTAAAAAAGTATTTTCTTATTATGTAGATAATGCAGATGAGTTGTATGCTAAAATTAAATGGGTTGTTGCAGATATTACAGATATACCTGCTTTAGAGAATGCCTTTATTGGAGTTACACACGTGTATCATTGTGCTGCTTTAATTTCTTTTGACCCCAATGATTATTTTAGGTTAAGACGAACAAATGCAACGGGTACAGCTAATATTGTAAATTTTTGCTTAGCAAATAGTGTAGAAAAGCTAGCTTATGTAAGCTCTATTGCTACTATTGGGAAAAATGAAAACTCTCCTATTGTTACAGAAGAAACAGATTGGAATGAAGCAGATGTAAATGTATATGCAATTACAAAATATGCGGCAGAAATGGAAGTTTGGCGTGGCACACAAGAGGGGTTAGATGCTGTTATTGTTAATCCGGGTGTTATTTTAGGACCTGGATATTGGAACTCTGGTAGTGGACAGTTTTTTAGTAAAACAGCAGACGGATTAAAATACTACCCACCAAATGGTAGCGGATTTATTGGTGTTGGTGATGTTGTAGATATGTGTATTAGGTTAATGAAATCTGACTTAAAAAACCAGCGTTATATTGCTGTAGCCAAAAATGCTACGTTTAAAGAGGTGTTGGGTAAAATAGCAACTGCATTAGGAAAACCAGAGCCTAATAAAGCCTTAAAAATATGGCAGTTAAATATTTTGTATAGATTAGATTGGCTAGCACATTTGTTAACTAGAAGAGGTAGAAAACTCTCTAAAATGCAAGTTCACGGTCTAAAGAGTCAAGATATTTATGAAAATACAAAAATCACAACAGCAATAGATTTTACGTATACAGATTTAGATGAGGTTATTAAAACTACTTCTTCCCTGTTTTTGCAGGAGCAACTTTAA
- a CDS encoding DUF4296 domain-containing protein, with amino-acid sequence MKKFLTLLFVIATVASCAESAIEKPDNLISEEEMVDILYDLALITAAKNTNSNVLVENNVKTMPYIYNKYKIDSTQFADSDLYYAANPTVYEGFYKDVQSKLDTIKKRLERKRQFEADSIAASRKKNPEKLKVAPAKTGKK; translated from the coding sequence ATGAAAAAGTTTTTAACGTTACTTTTTGTAATTGCCACAGTAGCATCTTGTGCAGAGAGTGCTATTGAAAAACCAGATAATCTTATTAGTGAAGAGGAAATGGTAGATATTTTGTATGACTTAGCACTTATTACTGCTGCTAAAAACACCAATTCTAATGTTTTAGTAGAAAACAATGTAAAAACAATGCCATACATCTACAACAAATATAAAATAGATAGTACTCAGTTTGCAGATAGCGATTTATATTACGCGGCTAACCCAACTGTTTATGAAGGATTTTATAAAGATGTACAAAGCAAACTAGATACTATTAAAAAACGACTAGAACGTAAAAGACAGTTTGAAGCAGATAGTATTGCCGCTAGCAGAAAAAAGAATCCAGAAAAGCTTAAAGTTGCTCCTGCAAAAACAGGGAAGAAGTAG